A single Longimicrobiaceae bacterium DNA region contains:
- a CDS encoding class II fumarate hydratase: protein MSDNATGGFRTEKDSLGEMQVPADALYGAQTQRAVENFPISGLRFPRRFVAALGTVKRAAAQANREMGLLDAGAADAIERAADEVVSGALDAHFVLDVFQTGSGTSSNMNANEVIAHRAAQLRGEGAKAVHPNDHVNMGQSSNDVIPTAMHVAARVAIHDDLIPALERLRDALLAKAEEFDDVVKSGRTHLMDATPVRLGQEFGGYASQVDHGIRRLRNASEELAELALGGTAVGTGTNAVPGFPAKTIENISRLTGLAFREAENHFEAQGAKDAYVSASGALNTLAVSLLKIANDVRWLASGPTSGLAEITLPAIQPGSSIMPGKVNPVMSEAMMMLCAQVMGNHVAVTVAGQHGNFELNVMMPVMAHNFLQSVDILARGCDAFRTNAVNGIGANRDRCRELLEKNPAIATALNAYIGYDEAASVAKESAKNFESVRDVVKRRGLLSAEQLDEVLNVREMTEPGIPGGGVIGGGGG from the coding sequence ATGTCCGATAACGCAACTGGCGGCTTCCGTACCGAGAAGGACTCGCTGGGCGAGATGCAGGTGCCGGCCGACGCGCTGTACGGCGCGCAGACGCAGCGCGCGGTGGAGAACTTCCCCATCAGCGGCCTTCGTTTTCCGCGGCGGTTCGTGGCCGCGCTGGGCACCGTGAAGAGGGCCGCCGCCCAGGCCAATCGCGAGATGGGGCTGCTGGACGCGGGCGCCGCGGACGCCATCGAGCGCGCCGCGGACGAGGTGGTGAGTGGCGCGCTGGACGCGCACTTCGTGCTCGACGTCTTCCAGACGGGCAGCGGCACCAGCAGCAACATGAACGCGAACGAGGTCATCGCCCACCGCGCCGCGCAGCTCCGGGGCGAGGGCGCCAAGGCGGTGCACCCCAACGACCACGTCAACATGGGGCAGAGCTCCAACGACGTGATCCCCACGGCCATGCACGTGGCCGCCCGCGTCGCCATCCACGACGACCTGATCCCCGCGCTGGAGCGGCTGCGCGACGCGCTGCTCGCCAAGGCCGAGGAGTTCGACGACGTGGTGAAGAGCGGCCGCACGCACCTCATGGACGCCACGCCCGTGCGCCTGGGCCAGGAGTTCGGCGGCTACGCGAGCCAGGTGGACCACGGCATCCGCCGCCTGCGCAACGCCAGCGAGGAGCTGGCCGAGCTTGCGCTGGGCGGCACCGCGGTGGGCACCGGCACCAACGCCGTCCCCGGCTTTCCCGCGAAGACCATCGAGAACATCTCCCGCCTCACCGGGTTGGCGTTCCGCGAGGCCGAGAACCACTTCGAGGCGCAGGGGGCCAAGGACGCGTACGTCTCCGCGTCGGGCGCGCTGAACACGCTGGCGGTGTCGCTGCTCAAGATCGCGAACGACGTCCGCTGGCTGGCGAGCGGGCCCACGTCGGGCCTGGCCGAGATCACGCTGCCGGCCATCCAGCCGGGCTCGTCCATCATGCCGGGGAAGGTGAACCCGGTGATGAGCGAGGCGATGATGATGCTGTGCGCCCAGGTCATGGGGAACCACGTGGCGGTGACCGTGGCGGGCCAGCACGGCAACTTCGAGCTGAACGTGATGATGCCGGTGATGGCGCACAACTTCCTCCAGTCGGTAGACATCCTGGCTCGCGGCTGCGACGCCTTCCGCACCAACGCGGTGAACGGCATCGGCGCCAACCGCGACCGCTGCCGCGAGCTGCTGGAGAAGAACCCGGCCATCGCCACCGCGCTCAACGCGTACATCGGCTACGACGAGGCGGCCTCCGTCGCCAAGGAATCCGCCAAGAACTTCGAGAGCGTGCGCGACGTCGTGAAGCGCCGCGGCCTCCTGTCGGCCGAGCAGCTCGA